The following proteins are co-located in the Methylomonas sp. 11b genome:
- a CDS encoding DUF6316 family protein, with protein sequence MFRTERFLSVANPDTGLPAWYFLTREGRRGPFSSKTNAQVALHHYIDGCARQGLASRRTRLLANG encoded by the coding sequence ATGTTTCGTACCGAACGATTTTTGTCCGTGGCTAATCCTGATACCGGTCTTCCCGCGTGGTATTTTTTGACTCGGGAAGGCCGGAGAGGGCCGTTTTCCTCTAAAACCAATGCCCAGGTGGCGCTGCATCATTACATCGATGGCTGCGCCCGACAGGGACTTGCCAGCCGGCGCACGCGGTTGTTGGCCAACGGCTAA
- a CDS encoding glycosyltransferase family 4 protein, whose protein sequence is MHVGLLVVGDMDSVSGGYLYNRKLVSYLRSRGDQVSIINLPPHNYWRLLAENIHGDLLKNIAAAKLDVLIQDAMVHPAVFYLNRRISKQLGIPLIALVHLLASIDQAPWHSAWLYRIVERRYLQTVDGIIANSQTTLTQIRQLLAGALPPHCIAVPAGDNFAHDNISPAAVLKRALKPGSLRIVLVGNVIRRKGLHVLIKALSQLPAQDYQLNVAGRLDMEPGYVAQIKALIRDAGLNQSVSLLGPVQDEALAVLYRQNQLLVMPSAYESYGIVYVEALQFGLPVIGTRSGAAWEIIREGGNGYLIQPEDHGALANVLQILHENRHLLAQLGANALHSYAAQPKWETTCADIRAFLSGQVRAGQSR, encoded by the coding sequence GTGCATGTCGGCTTGCTCGTCGTTGGCGACATGGACAGCGTCAGTGGCGGCTATTTGTATAACCGCAAACTGGTGTCTTACCTGCGAAGCCGAGGTGATCAGGTAAGCATTATCAATCTGCCGCCGCACAATTATTGGCGGTTGTTGGCAGAGAATATTCACGGCGATTTATTGAAAAACATCGCTGCAGCCAAGTTGGATGTTCTGATTCAGGACGCCATGGTTCATCCGGCCGTGTTTTATTTGAATCGGCGCATCAGCAAGCAACTCGGCATTCCGCTAATCGCCCTGGTGCACCTGCTGGCTAGCATAGACCAAGCGCCCTGGCACAGCGCCTGGCTTTACCGGATTGTTGAACGCCGTTATTTGCAAACCGTGGACGGCATCATCGCCAACAGCCAGACCACCCTAACTCAAATCCGTCAGCTGTTGGCCGGCGCTTTACCGCCGCACTGCATCGCAGTGCCCGCCGGTGATAATTTTGCCCATGACAATATAAGCCCGGCAGCCGTTTTGAAGCGCGCGCTGAAGCCCGGATCGCTAAGAATAGTGCTGGTGGGTAACGTCATCCGCCGCAAGGGCTTGCATGTTTTGATAAAAGCCCTTAGCCAACTGCCGGCACAGGACTACCAGCTCAACGTGGCCGGACGGCTGGATATGGAGCCCGGCTATGTCGCGCAAATTAAAGCCCTGATTCGCGATGCTGGATTAAACCAAAGCGTGTCCTTGCTCGGTCCCGTGCAAGATGAAGCGCTAGCCGTTTTATATCGGCAAAATCAGCTACTAGTCATGCCGTCCGCTTATGAAAGCTACGGCATTGTCTATGTGGAAGCCCTGCAATTTGGCTTGCCCGTGATCGGCACAAGGTCTGGCGCTGCGTGGGAGATTATTCGTGAAGGGGGAAACGGCTATTTGATCCAGCCTGAAGATCATGGCGCCTTAGCAAATGTGTTGCAGATCCTGCATGAAAATCGTCATCTGCTGGCGCAACTGGGCGCCAATGCACTGCATTCATACGCCGCCCAACCAAAATGGGAGACAACTTGCGCCGACATCCGTGCTTTTTTATCCGGTCAAGTCAGGGCCGGGCAAAGTCGATAA
- a CDS encoding 6-pyruvoyl trahydropterin synthase family protein produces MYSVAVSRDFIANHYLIGGDWGSENQPHSHHYIAEVCIDGEQLDQHGYLVDIVAIEAALNDIVADFRDQMLNDKPEFAGLNPSIEHFSRIICEKIAAAINPPGTGRLRVKLWENATCWAAYRLAF; encoded by the coding sequence ATGTACAGCGTAGCCGTCAGTCGAGATTTCATCGCCAACCATTATTTAATCGGCGGCGACTGGGGCAGTGAAAACCAACCCCACTCACACCATTACATCGCGGAAGTGTGTATCGACGGCGAGCAACTGGATCAGCATGGTTATTTGGTGGACATCGTCGCCATCGAAGCGGCTTTGAATGACATCGTGGCGGATTTTCGTGATCAAATGCTCAACGATAAGCCGGAGTTTGCCGGCTTAAACCCCAGCATCGAGCACTTTAGCCGCATTATCTGTGAAAAAATCGCGGCCGCGATTAATCCACCGGGAACCGGCAGGTTGCGGGTAAAACTCTGGGAAAACGCGACGTGCTGGGCGGCTTACCGCTTGGCTTTCTAA
- a CDS encoding zinc-dependent alcohol dehydrogenase — translation MGKSALSGGGTSVKARQLWFTKPGEVEIRENQLPPLQPGQILVKSVCSAISAGTEMLVYRGQLPTDIALDASLAALLKQTSYPLQYGYACVGHVEQIGAGVDAAWLDKRVFSFQPHASHFIATPDQLIVLPDDIEAEAAVFLANMETAVNLVLDGSPALGERVAVLGQGIVGLLLSSVLARFPLAQLLALDEISKRRNYAEWLGVRQAFDPKSDREIADLKDALRLPVELSATPNSGADLIYEVSGAPAALNLAIDLCSYSGRIVIGSWYGSKSAPVQLGGVAHRHRIKFISSQVSSIAPELSGRWDKARRFQEAWEMIRRLKPQALISHRMPIDQAADIYKRLDQEPQQVLQAIFTY, via the coding sequence GTGGGGAAATCTGCATTATCGGGAGGCGGCACTAGCGTGAAAGCCCGCCAGCTTTGGTTTACCAAGCCCGGAGAAGTTGAAATCCGTGAGAATCAGTTGCCGCCACTTCAGCCGGGGCAAATTCTGGTGAAGAGTGTTTGCTCCGCAATCAGCGCCGGTACGGAAATGCTGGTTTACCGGGGACAATTGCCCACCGATATTGCGTTGGATGCCTCGCTGGCAGCCTTACTGAAACAAACCTCTTATCCCTTGCAATATGGTTATGCTTGTGTCGGCCACGTCGAACAAATCGGCGCTGGCGTCGATGCCGCTTGGTTAGATAAGCGCGTGTTTTCGTTTCAGCCGCACGCCAGCCATTTTATTGCCACGCCAGATCAACTGATCGTTTTGCCGGACGATATCGAAGCGGAAGCGGCGGTATTTTTAGCCAACATGGAAACAGCCGTTAATCTGGTGCTGGACGGCAGTCCGGCGTTGGGGGAACGGGTTGCGGTTTTAGGGCAGGGCATCGTTGGCTTGTTGTTATCCAGTGTATTGGCCCGTTTCCCCTTGGCGCAGTTACTGGCTTTGGACGAGATCAGCAAACGCCGTAATTACGCAGAATGGTTGGGCGTGCGTCAAGCGTTCGATCCCAAGTCAGATAGGGAAATTGCCGATTTGAAAGACGCTTTACGCTTGCCCGTGGAGTTATCGGCAACGCCGAACTCCGGTGCCGACCTAATCTACGAAGTTAGCGGTGCGCCGGCAGCTTTGAATCTGGCCATCGACTTGTGCAGTTATTCCGGGCGCATCGTGATTGGCAGTTGGTATGGCAGTAAGTCCGCGCCAGTGCAATTAGGCGGCGTGGCCCATCGCCATCGCATCAAATTCATCAGCAGTCAGGTCAGCAGCATTGCGCCGGAATTATCCGGGCGCTGGGATAAAGCCCGCCGCTTCCAAGAGGCTTGGGAAATGATTCGACGGTTAAAGCCGCAAGCGCTGATCAGTCATCGCATGCCAATCGACCAAGCCGCAGACATTTACAAGCGGCTGGATCAGGAACCGCAGCAAGTCTTGCAAGCCATATTTACTTATTAA
- a CDS encoding RibD family protein produces MIVNQQIERWLTAQTAFSETAERPFVTLSYAQSWDGSITTRAGETLGLSGNESRRLTHQLRSLHDGILVGIGTVLTDDPQLTVRECSGKNPQPIVLDSWLRTPPTARLCQRTDKECWLLTCLKPDGEFDGNAEIITLEGDDDGRVDLSAALQRLWEKGIRTLMVEGGSQVITAFLKAQLADALVLTIAPTLVGGYKGVGNLDLVCKSQLPQIRPLHSQMLGEDLIMWGNLHYREAALA; encoded by the coding sequence ATGATTGTGAACCAGCAGATTGAGCGCTGGCTGACCGCCCAAACCGCGTTTTCCGAAACAGCCGAACGGCCTTTTGTTACGCTGAGTTACGCACAAAGCTGGGACGGCAGCATCACTACCCGCGCTGGAGAAACCCTGGGTTTGAGCGGTAACGAATCCCGGCGTTTAACCCACCAACTCCGCAGTCTGCACGACGGTATTCTGGTTGGTATCGGCACGGTGCTGACTGACGATCCGCAATTGACGGTGCGCGAATGTTCCGGAAAAAACCCGCAACCCATCGTCTTGGATAGCTGGTTACGCACACCGCCGACCGCTCGCCTGTGCCAACGCACCGACAAAGAGTGTTGGCTGTTAACCTGTTTAAAACCCGATGGCGAATTTGACGGTAACGCCGAAATCATCACCTTAGAGGGTGACGATGATGGGCGCGTTGATCTGTCGGCAGCCCTGCAACGACTTTGGGAAAAAGGCATCCGGACGCTGATGGTGGAGGGCGGCAGTCAGGTCATCACCGCATTTTTAAAAGCACAGCTGGCCGATGCGTTGGTTTTGACCATTGCGCCGACTTTGGTCGGCGGATACAAGGGCGTCGGCAATCTGGATTTGGTCTGTAAAAGCCAGTTGCCGCAAATTCGTCCACTACATTCGCAGATGCTGGGCGAGGATTTGATTATGTGGGGAAATCTGCATTATCGGGAGGCGGCACTAGCGTGA
- the ribA gene encoding GTP cyclohydrolase II: MSKPTVSRLASTRIPTAYGDFQLCYYSNTLDNKEHLAFVMGNVTDAENVLVRIHSECFTGDVLGSRRCDCGEQLDRSLQLIASQGAGVLVYLRQEGRGIGLLQKMRAYNLQDQGYDTVDANLLLGHGADERDYSLAARILEELGVHSIRLMTNNPAKIHALESEGILVNARFPLEATVNADNEGYLLTKARRMDHLLQVKPAAARVSVRTAHDCEPAD, from the coding sequence ATGTCCAAACCTACCGTTTCCCGACTTGCCAGCACCCGTATCCCCACGGCGTATGGCGACTTTCAACTCTGCTATTACAGCAACACCCTGGATAACAAAGAGCATCTGGCCTTTGTGATGGGCAACGTCACCGACGCCGAAAACGTCTTGGTGCGTATCCATTCGGAATGTTTTACCGGCGACGTGCTGGGTTCCAGACGCTGCGACTGCGGCGAACAACTGGATCGCTCGCTGCAATTGATCGCCAGCCAAGGCGCCGGCGTTTTAGTCTACCTACGCCAGGAAGGGCGCGGCATCGGCTTATTGCAAAAAATGCGCGCCTACAATCTGCAAGACCAGGGTTACGACACGGTGGACGCCAATCTGCTATTAGGGCATGGCGCCGACGAAAGAGACTATTCCTTGGCGGCCCGCATTCTCGAAGAGCTCGGTGTCCATTCGATACGCCTGATGACCAACAATCCCGCAAAGATTCATGCCTTGGAAAGCGAAGGTATTCTGGTGAATGCCCGTTTTCCTTTGGAAGCCACAGTCAATGCGGACAACGAAGGCTATTTGCTGACCAAAGCTCGGCGCATGGATCATCTATTGCAGGTCAAACCTGCCGCTGCTAGGGTAAGCGTGAGAACCGCGCATGATTGTGAACCAGCAGATTGA
- a CDS encoding pyridoxal phosphate-dependent aminotransferase: MTFPAANRIANLQPSDIRLMTRECERVGGINLGQGLGDLPAPALVRDGAIKAIQDGLNTYTPSEGVPPLRQAITAKLKRDNGLEVDADTQIVISGGTTGAFAATLTALLNPGDGILLMEPYYGYHLNTILLNGLEPQFLTLTPPTFALDEAELRAALKPNTRAIVVCTPSNPSGKLFSVAELAIIERVAEQHNLLVISDEIYEYITYDGVPHISPASVGNLAKRTVSIMGFSKTFSITGWRLGYAVSEPALAQAINLVNDLLYVCAPSPLQYGAAAGLQAPPDYFQQLRAQYQRKRDIICAGLQAAGLTPLVPQGAYYVLADIAHFGYPTAKAAALAILEQTGVASIPGSSFYQSAAGEGLIRFCFAKDDATLQEAVRRLSNFHP, translated from the coding sequence ATGACTTTCCCAGCTGCCAACCGGATCGCCAACTTACAGCCATCCGACATCCGTTTGATGACCCGCGAATGCGAACGCGTTGGCGGAATTAACCTGGGGCAGGGGCTGGGCGATTTGCCGGCCCCGGCATTGGTGCGCGACGGTGCAATCAAGGCCATTCAAGACGGCCTAAATACCTATACGCCTTCCGAAGGCGTGCCGCCATTACGGCAGGCGATTACCGCCAAACTGAAGCGCGACAATGGTCTGGAAGTCGATGCGGATACCCAAATCGTGATTAGCGGTGGTACGACGGGTGCATTCGCAGCCACCTTAACGGCGCTATTGAACCCGGGCGATGGCATTTTGCTGATGGAGCCTTACTACGGCTACCATCTGAATACGATTTTGCTCAACGGCCTGGAACCGCAATTTTTAACCTTGACGCCACCGACTTTCGCCCTCGACGAAGCTGAGTTGCGTGCCGCTTTAAAACCCAATACCCGAGCAATTGTGGTCTGCACGCCCAGCAACCCCAGCGGTAAGTTATTCAGTGTCGCCGAGTTGGCAATCATCGAGAGAGTGGCTGAACAGCATAATCTGTTGGTGATTTCCGATGAAATCTACGAATACATCACCTATGACGGCGTGCCACATATTTCCCCGGCCAGCGTCGGCAATCTGGCCAAGCGTACCGTCAGCATCATGGGCTTTTCCAAAACTTTTAGCATTACCGGATGGCGCCTGGGCTATGCGGTCTCCGAACCGGCATTGGCGCAGGCGATAAATTTGGTTAACGATTTACTCTACGTCTGCGCGCCGTCGCCTTTGCAATACGGCGCAGCGGCGGGCTTGCAGGCGCCGCCGGACTATTTTCAGCAGCTGCGAGCACAGTATCAACGCAAGCGCGACATCATTTGCGCCGGCCTGCAGGCTGCTGGGTTGACGCCGCTGGTGCCGCAAGGTGCTTACTACGTATTGGCCGACATCGCCCATTTCGGTTATCCCACAGCCAAGGCCGCAGCATTAGCTATTTTGGAACAGACGGGTGTTGCCAGCATCCCGGGCAGTTCCTTTTATCAAAGCGCCGCTGGCGAAGGTTTGATTCGCTTTTGCTTTGCTAAGGATGACGCTACCTTGCAGGAAGCGGTCAGGCGATTGAGTAACTTCCACCCTTGA
- a CDS encoding OmpP1/FadL family transporter has translation MTLSKTFLPWLGAVIAVTASFPANATNGYFAHSYGARSKALAGASTAFAQDAIISAINPAGLAYVGDRLDLEFELFSPHREYRVNGGGMLGTGSVESDSEYFPVPTLGWSYKLDAAQTLGLAMYGNGGMNTDYKPLVNGNGLFTGANGTFGAGRTGIDMAQAFIVGTYAHSFAKGRYALGISPIFAAQTFKARGLNTFGQFGFSSEPDHLSDQGRDYSFGAGFRIGGLAELLPGLRLGASYKSRIYMSKFERYSGLFAQGGGFDIPDSFNVGLSWDVTKALTTNFDVEHIRYSEIKSVGNTFQGNLLGYADGRGFGWNDMTIYKAGVQWQQSPDWIWRGGLSYGQQPIEGSEVLFNILAPGVQEWHLTGGLSHALSKQDELSFAFMYSPQKTITGPNPLSPGQSIDLSMSQFSLQFGRSRRF, from the coding sequence ATGACGTTGTCAAAAACCTTTCTGCCATGGTTGGGTGCCGTAATCGCAGTTACTGCCTCATTTCCAGCCAACGCAACCAACGGCTATTTTGCCCACAGCTACGGCGCCAGGAGCAAGGCCTTGGCGGGGGCGAGCACCGCTTTTGCGCAGGATGCGATTATTTCCGCGATTAATCCAGCTGGTCTGGCGTATGTCGGCGATCGTCTGGATTTGGAGTTTGAATTATTCAGTCCGCATCGCGAGTATCGAGTTAACGGCGGCGGCATGTTAGGGACCGGGTCGGTCGAAAGCGACAGCGAGTATTTCCCGGTGCCGACATTGGGTTGGAGTTACAAATTAGACGCTGCGCAAACCCTCGGTTTGGCCATGTACGGCAATGGCGGCATGAACACTGATTACAAACCACTGGTCAACGGTAATGGCTTGTTTACCGGGGCTAACGGTACCTTCGGCGCCGGTCGTACAGGCATCGACATGGCGCAGGCCTTTATCGTCGGCACCTACGCGCATTCGTTTGCCAAAGGCCGATATGCGCTGGGGATTTCGCCGATTTTTGCAGCGCAGACTTTCAAGGCCAGAGGCCTGAATACATTCGGTCAATTTGGTTTTTCCAGTGAACCGGATCATTTATCGGATCAGGGGCGCGATTATTCTTTCGGCGCCGGTTTTCGGATAGGCGGTTTGGCTGAGTTGCTGCCAGGGCTGCGGCTGGGTGCGTCTTACAAAAGCCGCATTTATATGTCCAAGTTTGAACGCTATTCGGGCTTATTTGCCCAGGGCGGTGGTTTTGATATTCCGGACAGCTTTAATGTCGGTTTGTCCTGGGATGTTACCAAGGCGCTGACCACCAACTTTGATGTCGAGCATATCCGCTACAGCGAGATTAAATCGGTCGGCAATACCTTCCAGGGCAATTTGCTGGGGTATGCCGACGGTCGCGGTTTTGGCTGGAACGACATGACGATTTATAAAGCCGGGGTGCAGTGGCAGCAAAGCCCGGATTGGATTTGGCGCGGCGGCCTAAGTTATGGGCAACAACCCATCGAAGGTTCCGAGGTGCTGTTCAATATTCTGGCGCCTGGGGTGCAGGAATGGCACTTGACCGGCGGCTTAAGTCACGCGCTTAGCAAACAAGACGAACTCAGTTTTGCGTTCATGTATTCGCCGCAGAAAACCATCACCGGCCCAAATCCATTGAGTCCGGGACAATCAATCGATTTGTCGATGAGCCAGTTTTCCTTGCAATTCGGCCGGTCGCGGCGCTTTTAA